The following proteins are encoded in a genomic region of Lachnospiraceae bacterium KM106-2:
- a CDS encoding ThiJ/PfpI family protein, translating to MNVNVLLFEEFDSLDVFGPVEMLQAIEGYEIHFFSMQGGPVCAYSGAVIETDSVDQMDPEGILLIPGGKGTRTLVKDEIFLSFLKEAAVKSSNCLTVCTGSALLAETGLLDGKRAATNHNAFEWVKSCRKQVEWVYNARWIAEGKYYTSAGVSAGMDLALAFIEDKFGLEKAMEIAKFMEYHYCGEQYEED from the coding sequence ATGAATGTAAATGTATTGTTGTTTGAGGAGTTTGACTCCCTTGATGTGTTTGGTCCAGTTGAAATGTTACAGGCGATAGAAGGGTATGAGATACACTTTTTCTCTATGCAAGGAGGACCTGTTTGCGCTTATTCCGGCGCGGTTATTGAGACAGATTCAGTTGATCAGATGGACCCAGAGGGAATCTTATTAATTCCAGGAGGAAAAGGAACAAGAACTTTAGTAAAAGATGAAATCTTCCTTTCATTTTTAAAGGAAGCTGCTGTAAAATCAAGCAATTGTCTTACCGTATGTACGGGTAGTGCACTACTTGCCGAAACGGGGTTATTAGATGGTAAACGTGCAGCGACAAATCACAATGCGTTTGAATGGGTTAAAAGCTGTAGAAAGCAAGTAGAATGGGTCTATAATGCGCGTTGGATCGCAGAAGGAAAGTATTATACATCCGCTGGTGTGAGTGCCGGAATGGATCTTGCATTAGCCTTCATCGAGGACAAGTTCGGCTTAGAAAAAGCTATGGAAATTGCTAAATTCATGGAATATCACTATTGTGGAGAACAGTATGAGGAAGATTAA
- a CDS encoding transcriptional regulator, AsnC family, with translation MDNTDFAILNILKDNSRATASEISKKVKLSIPAVSERIHKLEDSHIIEKYTVKVNRNLMNYNLMAIVLISLEDTSKLENFQEAILQYSEVLESYHIAGQYDYLLKLLVKDTTELDTFLTYHLKSIPGVKKTNTLIILSTLKETENRL, from the coding sequence ATGGATAATACAGACTTTGCAATACTTAACATATTAAAAGATAATAGCCGTGCTACCGCTTCCGAAATCAGCAAAAAAGTAAAGTTATCAATTCCTGCTGTTTCCGAGCGGATACACAAACTAGAAGACAGCCATATTATAGAAAAGTATACGGTCAAGGTAAATCGTAATCTGATGAATTACAATCTAATGGCTATCGTCTTAATCTCATTAGAAGATACAAGTAAATTAGAAAACTTTCAAGAAGCCATTTTACAATATAGCGAAGTTTTAGAATCCTACCATATCGCAGGTCAATATGACTACCTGCTTAAATTACTGGTAAAGGATACTACCGAACTAGATACCTTCTTGACTTATCATTTAAAATCAATTCCTGGTGTAAAAAAAACCAATACGTTAATCATTCTATCTACCCTAAAAGAAACGGAGAATCGCCTCTAA
- a CDS encoding tRNA nucleotidyltransferase, translated as MELFEEMQRHLVDDEKPSEFIKKAAFMESYRRPPFTMIFRLSSIEQSPKYHPEGDALIHTLLVVDEAAKLRDQSTDPVGFMWAALLHDIGKFTTTRMRKGRITSYDHDREGGKLAAEFMSYFPVSQEMVDYVSGMVRFHMHILYINQNLPFGQPKELVRQVPVKDVALLGFADRMGRLGADKEKETKEIRQFKDKMKKYH; from the coding sequence ATGGAATTATTTGAAGAGATGCAAAGACATTTAGTAGACGATGAAAAACCAAGTGAGTTTATAAAGAAGGCGGCTTTTATGGAGAGTTATAGAAGGCCGCCTTTTACTATGATTTTTCGTTTATCTTCGATTGAACAGTCTCCTAAATATCATCCGGAAGGAGATGCATTAATTCATACATTGCTTGTGGTAGATGAAGCAGCAAAATTAAGAGATCAGAGTACAGATCCTGTGGGATTTATGTGGGCAGCACTGTTACATGATATCGGAAAATTCACGACGACAAGAATGAGAAAAGGAAGGATTACATCGTATGATCACGATCGAGAAGGAGGGAAGCTGGCAGCTGAATTTATGAGTTATTTTCCTGTGAGTCAGGAAATGGTAGACTATGTATCGGGCATGGTCAGATTTCATATGCATATTTTATATATCAATCAGAATTTACCTTTTGGACAACCGAAGGAACTGGTAAGACAAGTACCAGTAAAGGATGTAGCTTTATTAGGATTTGCTGACCGAATGGGCAGACTTGGTGCAGATAAGGAAAAAGAAACGAAAGAGATCAGGCAGTTTAAAGATAAAATGAAAAAGTACCATTAG
- a CDS encoding cold shock protein CspA, whose protein sequence is MNKGTVKWFNKDKGYGFITNEENGQDIFVHYTGIAAEGFKTLEEGQSVTFEVTEGARGAQAVNVTVA, encoded by the coding sequence ATGAATAAAGGTACTGTAAAATGGTTCAATAAAGACAAAGGATATGGTTTCATCACTAACGAAGAAAATGGTCAAGACATCTTCGTTCACTACACTGGAATCGCTGCTGAAGGTTTCAAAACTTTAGAAGAAGGACAAAGCGTAACTTTCGAAGTAACTGAAGGAGCACGTGGTGCTCAAGCAGTTAACGTAACTGTAGCTTAG
- a CDS encoding membrane protein, with amino-acid sequence MNQDYQNYQTQNYQGGQETTANAQKVMSRTFLFMFLVLALSAASAYITANSDLGFELLMNSGYTVLIVAELVVFFIASYVMRKEMTVLSAIMLVAYSIINGMTLSVIFYIYDMTSIVNIFLMAAALFGGMAVFGMITKKDLTTMGQMGIMALWGVIIFGVANLFIKSESLDLGLSVIGLALFIGITAYDTQRIKENASYYGADQVNTAAMFGALCLYLDFINIFLKLLRLFGNKRN; translated from the coding sequence ATGAATCAAGATTATCAGAATTATCAAACACAGAACTATCAAGGTGGACAGGAGACAACGGCAAATGCGCAAAAGGTAATGAGCAGAACATTTTTATTTATGTTCCTGGTACTAGCCTTATCAGCAGCCTCTGCTTATATTACTGCCAATTCGGATTTGGGATTTGAACTCTTAATGAATTCAGGATATACCGTTTTGATCGTTGCAGAATTAGTTGTTTTCTTTATTGCATCTTACGTAATGAGAAAAGAGATGACGGTATTATCTGCTATTATGCTAGTCGCCTATTCCATCATCAATGGAATGACGTTAAGTGTAATCTTCTATATTTATGATATGACGTCTATTGTAAATATCTTTCTTATGGCAGCTGCTTTGTTTGGCGGTATGGCTGTGTTTGGAATGATAACAAAGAAAGATCTGACTACGATGGGTCAGATGGGAATTATGGCACTCTGGGGTGTGATCATTTTTGGAGTAGCAAACCTATTTATTAAAAGTGAGAGCTTAGATTTAGGATTGAGCGTGATCGGTTTGGCATTATTTATTGGAATTACCGCTTACGATACACAGAGAATTAAAGAGAATGCTTCTTATTATGGAGCAGATCAAGTGAATACAGCCGCTATGTTTGGTGCGCTTTGTCTCTATCTTGATTTTATCAATATCTTTTTGAAGTTATTACGTTTGTTTGGAAATAAAAGAAATTAA
- a CDS encoding glycogen debranching enzyme-related protein, with protein MEEKYRLGRGFFRDTREGIEREWLVTNGIGGYANQSIIGSNTRNHSGYLNVSFNPPSDRYTVLNKTHEMLERKGYKYNLNTQSYISGEEEGYQYLTRFELDAVPSYIYTVDNVRIKKTIALEQKHNTVFICYEIDNGGEEVTFKITPEFTYKELGSTKHHSEIQFEQELDVKTLTLIPKENREHTIYFQMSDGIFFDRSLLPTSMATPDYIYSENELHTIDIRNGSNESDSSYTPYEVVVSIPEASTKRFFLRCSVEGFEHRDGFAVIEDCRKRREALMDQAGYQDSFARMLSFSADSFIVDRKSTGLKTILAGYPWFLDWGRDTMIAFTGLTLCTNRFEDAKDILRSFVRYEKDGLLPNVFPSFDKDKPWYNTMDASLWYFYAVYQYLNYTKSKSEETFVREELYPAMKRIIKAYQEGTHFQIHMDSDGLIQGGSNLDQITWMDVRVGDWVVTPRHGKPVEINALWYNALCIMSKLATMFGEDPCNYDKLAEQVKQSFTLKFWNEEKGCLYDVIEMNDNNEEIPDDKIRPNQLYALSLPFELLDKKKARSIMSIVSEQLYTPYGIRSLSNRDKEYKNKYIGPLSLRDGAYHMGTAWAYLSGAYISALTKTYDHSKEIIARANEMCHYFEDHLQDGCLNGIAEIFDGDYSSTSRGCYSQAWSVGEVLRAYTEDVLPYL; from the coding sequence ATGGAGGAAAAATATAGATTAGGAAGAGGATTCTTTCGAGACACCCGCGAGGGAATCGAGAGAGAATGGTTAGTAACAAATGGAATCGGGGGATATGCTAACCAAAGTATTATAGGAAGCAATACAAGAAATCATAGTGGATATTTAAATGTTTCATTTAATCCACCATCGGATCGTTATACTGTTTTAAATAAAACCCATGAAATGCTAGAACGAAAAGGTTATAAATATAATTTAAATACACAAAGCTACATATCAGGAGAAGAGGAAGGATATCAGTATCTGACTCGTTTTGAACTAGATGCCGTTCCATCTTATATTTATACAGTGGATAATGTAAGGATTAAAAAGACGATCGCATTAGAGCAAAAACATAATACGGTCTTTATCTGTTATGAAATTGATAATGGCGGAGAAGAAGTGACTTTTAAGATCACACCTGAATTTACTTATAAAGAGTTAGGAAGTACTAAGCATCACTCAGAAATTCAATTTGAGCAGGAACTTGATGTGAAGACATTAACTTTGATACCAAAAGAGAACCGGGAGCATACAATCTATTTTCAAATGTCGGACGGAATCTTTTTTGATCGTTCCTTATTGCCAACTTCCATGGCAACACCTGATTATATCTACTCAGAAAATGAATTACATACGATCGATATTCGCAATGGGTCGAACGAAAGTGATAGTTCCTATACACCTTACGAAGTGGTAGTGTCCATACCAGAAGCTTCAACGAAGCGATTTTTCCTACGTTGTTCAGTGGAAGGGTTTGAACATCGAGATGGTTTTGCAGTCATTGAAGACTGTAGAAAGAGAAGAGAAGCTTTGATGGACCAAGCTGGATATCAAGATTCTTTTGCGCGAATGTTAAGCTTTAGTGCAGATAGTTTTATCGTAGATCGTAAATCAACGGGACTTAAGACTATTTTGGCAGGATATCCATGGTTTTTAGACTGGGGCCGTGATACAATGATCGCCTTTACAGGATTGACTTTATGTACGAATCGTTTTGAAGATGCGAAAGACATTTTGCGTTCCTTTGTAAGATATGAGAAGGATGGATTACTACCCAATGTATTTCCATCTTTTGATAAAGATAAGCCGTGGTATAATACAATGGATGCCTCACTTTGGTATTTCTATGCGGTATATCAATACTTAAACTATACGAAGAGCAAGTCAGAAGAAACATTTGTACGTGAGGAATTATACCCAGCAATGAAACGGATCATAAAAGCGTATCAGGAAGGAACTCATTTTCAGATTCATATGGATTCGGATGGATTGATCCAAGGAGGGTCGAACCTTGATCAGATCACTTGGATGGATGTCAGAGTTGGAGATTGGGTCGTTACACCAAGACATGGAAAGCCAGTGGAGATCAATGCTTTATGGTACAATGCGCTTTGTATTATGTCTAAACTTGCAACGATGTTTGGAGAAGATCCTTGTAACTATGATAAGTTAGCAGAGCAAGTAAAACAAAGCTTTACTCTGAAGTTCTGGAACGAAGAAAAAGGATGTCTTTATGATGTGATCGAAATGAATGATAATAATGAGGAGATTCCGGATGATAAGATTCGTCCTAATCAGCTTTATGCATTATCCTTACCATTTGAATTGTTAGATAAAAAGAAAGCTCGTTCTATTATGAGCATTGTTTCAGAGCAGCTTTATACGCCTTATGGAATCCGTTCTTTAAGTAATCGCGATAAAGAGTACAAAAATAAATATATTGGACCACTGAGTCTTCGTGATGGGGCCTATCATATGGGAACTGCTTGGGCATATTTATCTGGTGCCTATATCTCAGCATTAACGAAGACATATGATCACTCAAAAGAGATTATTGCTAGAGCAAATGAGATGTGTCATTATTTTGAGGATCATCTACAGGATGGATGTCTAAATGGAATCGCAGAAATATTTGATGGTGATTATTCAAGCACAAGCAGGGGATGTTACTCTCAGGCTTGGAGTGTGGGTGAGGTACTTCGAGCTTATACCGAAGATGTATTGCCTTATTTATAA
- a CDS encoding oligoendopeptidase F — MNKEWSLDVLYKGYDDPAFIEDFKQLEEVCNEINLFSKDLASAVSAEDNKVIRAIQLYEKMTLKMMNLYFYLELRQTTNTTDSETTNYINKVQKLDCSITKSLAVIDRYFSRITDIGTVVKSHKELSEYQYFLTQKKEDAKYLLSDDVEEAISKMNLSAGSAWSRLQEYLTSTVEVDYDGKKVTLSEIRNLAYSGDKAVRKAAYEAELACYEKIKDSVCFSLNSIKSQVNTISEMRGYGSVLDMTLNQAHMKKSTLDAMFTALKEYLPRFHEYLRRKASLLGYENGLPWFEMFAPMGKENTTFTVEEARDYLLKHFSAFSKDIADIIEEAFANSWIDFYPRKGKVGGAFCENIPQKKQSRVLTNFDGKLTSVVTLAHELGHAYHGSMIQDHAPLNWDYSMPVAETASTFNETVIMNAAINEADGEEKLALIESQLQDITQIMCDIYSRYLFESAVVERAKTDFMSADELSEMMLQAQKEAYGDGLDPEFLHPYMWVNKSHYYSEALSFYNFPYAFGGLFARGLYEKYKEEGDSFMPKYRALLRATTVASVEDAAMEAGVNLEDPEFFRKSLASYDELITEFLELTK; from the coding sequence ATGAATAAAGAGTGGTCATTAGATGTGCTATATAAAGGTTATGATGATCCAGCATTTATCGAGGATTTTAAACAATTAGAAGAAGTATGTAATGAAATCAATTTATTTAGTAAAGACCTTGCTAGTGCAGTATCAGCAGAGGATAATAAGGTCATCAGAGCAATCCAGTTATATGAGAAAATGACATTGAAGATGATGAACTTATATTTCTACTTAGAATTACGTCAGACAACAAATACAACGGATTCAGAAACAACGAATTATATCAATAAAGTTCAGAAATTAGATTGCTCTATCACAAAGTCGCTTGCTGTGATCGACCGTTATTTCTCAAGAATCACTGACATTGGTACAGTCGTTAAAAGTCATAAAGAGTTATCCGAGTATCAATATTTCTTAACGCAAAAGAAAGAAGATGCAAAATACCTTCTTAGCGATGATGTAGAAGAAGCTATCTCTAAGATGAACTTAAGCGCAGGTTCAGCATGGTCCCGCTTACAAGAATATTTAACTTCTACGGTTGAAGTTGACTATGATGGTAAGAAAGTGACACTTTCTGAAATTCGTAACTTAGCTTATAGCGGCGACAAGGCAGTTCGTAAAGCTGCTTATGAAGCAGAACTTGCTTGTTATGAGAAGATTAAGGATTCTGTCTGCTTTTCATTAAACAGCATCAAGTCGCAAGTGAATACGATTTCTGAAATGCGTGGATATGGATCTGTTCTTGATATGACATTAAATCAAGCTCATATGAAGAAATCAACTTTAGATGCCATGTTTACTGCATTGAAAGAATATTTACCAAGATTCCATGAATATCTGAGGAGAAAAGCAAGTCTATTAGGATATGAGAATGGACTCCCTTGGTTTGAAATGTTTGCTCCAATGGGAAAGGAAAATACGACATTTACAGTAGAAGAGGCAAGAGATTATTTATTAAAACATTTCTCTGCATTTAGTAAGGATATTGCAGATATTATCGAAGAGGCATTTGCAAATTCATGGATTGATTTCTATCCAAGAAAAGGTAAGGTAGGAGGAGCATTCTGTGAAAATATTCCTCAAAAGAAACAAAGTCGTGTATTAACCAACTTTGATGGAAAATTAACTTCTGTAGTTACCTTAGCGCACGAATTAGGTCATGCATATCATGGAAGTATGATTCAGGATCATGCTCCATTAAACTGGGATTATAGTATGCCAGTTGCAGAGACTGCTTCTACTTTTAATGAGACAGTTATTATGAATGCGGCGATCAATGAAGCAGATGGGGAAGAAAAACTTGCCTTGATCGAAAGTCAGTTGCAAGATATTACTCAGATCATGTGTGATATCTATTCAAGATATCTATTTGAAAGTGCAGTTGTGGAGCGTGCTAAGACAGATTTTATGTCAGCAGATGAATTAAGTGAGATGATGCTACAAGCACAGAAGGAAGCTTATGGCGATGGTTTAGACCCAGAATTCTTACATCCATATATGTGGGTAAATAAATCTCATTATTATTCAGAAGCATTATCCTTCTACAACTTCCCATATGCCTTTGGTGGCTTATTCGCGAGAGGCCTATATGAAAAGTATAAAGAAGAAGGAGATTCGTTCATGCCAAAATACCGTGCCCTTCTTCGCGCGACAACCGTTGCCAGTGTGGAAGATGCTGCGATGGAAGCAGGAGTTAATCTTGAAGATCCAGAATTCTTTAGAAAGAGCCTTGCTTCTTACGATGAATTAATTACTGAATTCCTAGAATTGACAAAATAG